GATGAGCGTCACGTTCCCAAAGGCGCGGCGCGCGGCATAGCGGGCTTCTTCCGCGGATAGACCGCTTTCGCGCTGCTCTTCTTCTTCCAGTTCGAGATCACATTGCAGTTCCCGCTGAAGGTCCGCATCGCGCTTCCGAATCCGCCACAATTTCATCTCAGGCCTCCTCGGCTGCAGGCCACATGACGCGCGCAACCGCTTCCGACATCTGCTTCCACTGCGACTCTTCGACCGCCAGTTGCTTTTTGCCTTTGTCCGTCAATCGGTAGTATTTGAACTCGCGATTTCGGTCCGGTGCGGTCTCCCATTTGGCGCTGACCCAACCTCTCTCCTCCAGACGATGCAGTGCGGGATAGAGCGAGCCGTGCTGCATCTGCAGGAAGTCCTGGGTGGTGTGCTGAATATGCTTGCCGATCTGGTGACCATGCGCGGCTCCATGCAATAGAGTCCGCAGAATCAGCATGTCCAGGGTGCCCTGGAGCAGATTTGCTCGTTGCTGTATTTGTTTCGCCATGGAGGACGGTCTACCCTCGCTATGGCCATGAGGGTAGACATTCGACTATCAGCTGTCAAGAACTTTAAAATGATTTTGGATCGCAAATTTTAATGCTTGTTAATTGTCCGGCGCTAAAATACCCCGTGTTCGACGATCTCCTGGAACAATCGCGAAGGCAGGCCGAACGGGCTCGGCATTCTTTTATCAGGTGATTCCATCGCTGTTCTTCCATTTCTGGACCTTACAGACAAGATGAGCGAAGAACCTTTCGCGGATGGAATGACCGAAGAGCTGATCGATAAGTTGAGCGGCGTTCCTGGCCTCAAAGTGCCAGGCGCAACATCGTCTTTCTACTTCAAAGGAAAGCGGATTGCCATCGCCGATATCGCTAAGACGTTGGGCGTCAGCTATGTTCCCGATGGAAGCGTGCGTAAGTCAGGACTTATGCTGCGGGTCGTTGCGCGTCTTATCCGTGCGGACAATGGCTACGTTGTCTGGTCTGAAACCTATGATCGGCCCTTCCAGGACAAGATCTGGGTTCAAGACGACATCGCCAGCGAGGTTACAAAAGCCCTGCGTCGAGGAGTGGTGGGATCGCGGTCGGAACAGGGCAAATGAAGTATTAGTGCTGCCAGCTCTTGTAAACAAATTCGAGACTGTATCCATCCGGGTCGAAGACGTTGGCGGCGTAGTAGCGGGGATCGTAGTAGAGCCGGGCGCTCGGTGCGCCGTTGTCCGTGGCACCTGCGGCAATGGCGGCAGCATAGGCTGCATCCACTTCGGATGGGCCGTTGGCTACAAAACCGACGTGCGCTGCGCGACTATCCACCACACCGGCCGCACCAGCGGGCCGAAGCCAGAAGAAGATGCGCCCGTTTGCGCCGAAGCCTTTCAGATCGGGGTGTCCAGGCGGCCCGTTCTTTCCGTCATAATCCACGCGTTTGGTGATGCCGAGCGGAGAGAGCACGGCGGTGTAGAACGCAATCGAGCGCTCAAGGTCACTCACCGTAAGAAAAACGTGATCCAGCATGCTTGCTTCTCCGTTCCAGTCGTTAGATGTAACGTCCAACGACTTCGACCCGGAAGCGACGATCTATTCCGGACCGACGACAAGCTTCATTGCATTTGTGTGCATTAGGCTGCCGCTTATGCCTGTGACCTGAATCGTGTACGTCCCCGGTGGGGTGTAACCGGGCAACTTGCCGCTGCAGCCGTTCAACGTAGCGAGGGCTGCAAATGCGACGAAGACCACGGCCAGAAGGCGAGGAAGTTTTCGCTTTCTGGAGGAGACACATGCTGCGGCAAATAGAAACGCAAGAAGCGGTGCGCTGGGATCTTTTTGCGTCTCGCTCTTATAACCCTTCACGTCCGAGGTCTCCAGATCCACCACGACTGAGCCGGTACCGTTTGCTGCCAGAGTGACGTCGCTCCCGTGATCGAAGTAGCAGACAGCATGCACGGGCAAATTGCCGCAGGAGAGCTGCACCGTTCCACTGAAGCTGTTTACCGAAGTCACGATGAAGTTCATCGAAGTATGATGCTCGGCAACGACATTCAAAGTAAGCGGCGAGGTCAGCGTGAAGTCAGGCTTGACGATTACGCTGACGACCTGCGTGAGAGAGACCGTACTCGAAGCAAAGACAGCGGTTGGCAAATACGTGGCGGTAATAATGTGGCTGCCCAGGGAGAGACTGGACGTCGTAAAAGCGGCATGGCTCGAAGCTCCGCTGGGAGCGAGCGTCTCCGTGGCGAGGGTAGTCGCGCCTTCGGAGAAGACCACAGAACCAACAGGTGGCGTGACGGGTCCATCCTTGATCGCCGCAACGTCGGCGGTAAAGGTGATGGCGGCTCCGGCCGCCGCGGGATTTGCCGAACTCTTCAGAGAAATGGTCGAGGGAAAGCCGAGCAGGACTTCTTCGACAAGAGAGACTCTGGATGGTCCATGAAGGCTGTCCCCGGCGAATGCGGCGCTTACCGTATGCGAGCCGATGGAAAGGGAGGTTGCGGTGTAAGTACTGATTCCGTTGGCGTCCGGCGTAAGTGTGGCTACCTGCTTTGCATCGATCGCCAATGTAACCGGTGAAGGTATGCTTCCATCGACGGAAGCGGAGGTTATCGTGAAAGTGACGGGGCTGCCAAGGACAATGGTCGCCGACGGAGATGCAGTGATCCGAAGCGATGTCTGGTAAGTGAAAACGGAGTATTCGACGTACACAGAGATACCGGGCGCGAATCCCGCCTGTCCGTCATAGCGGACATAAACCCTGTGAATACCGGGTGTGGTTGTGGGAATCGTCCAACTGGCCTGACCACCGTTGAGCGTGGCCTCACCAAGCACCGTCGGTCCATCCTGAAAGAAAGTCACGGTACCTGTGGGAGTACCAAGCGCTGAGGTCAGTTTGGCCGTGAGAGTAACGGGTGTACCAGCGCCGACCACGCTTGACGAAGGCGTGACGACAATCGACGTAGACGGAACTTCTGCTAAACCGGCCGCTTCATAGGCACCCATATCCACTATGGGGTGCCCCTTCCCGGTGCTGTCCTGTGGGCGGGGCGTGCCATCGATGTCGACCGCAGGAATCCCGTCGGCGCTATCGGTGCCTGCATCAATAGCTGGAGAAGTATGGAGAAGATGAAAGTCGGCAAGGGCAGCCGCGCGGAACTGCGGGTCTACGTTCAGATTGCCGTACCGAGTGAGATCGAGCGCGCAGGGATCTGCTGCGGCCGTCACAGGCCCCTGACCGTTATAGATAAGGTTGTGATCCCAAATCTCCGGAAGGACGGAAGTCATAGAGACATTACAACCAATCGCAGGAATAGGAGAAGTCCCAACGATGATATTGTTCACAATCGTCTCAGTACCCAAACTCCTGATGGATATCTCAGTAAACGGTTCTACTAAACCAAATGAGCCACTTTGGATAGAGTTTCCGTAGACGGTGTTATTGACGAAGACAACTTCTTTCGATCCAGAATCGACAAAGCCGGTCCCATGGTTTCCGGAAATAACATTACCCGAGACAGTGTAGGAACCGGATACCACAGCCGAGATCCCGTTCGCCTGATTGTTTTGGATCACGTTACGCTCGATCGTAACGGCCGCCGAAAGAACGCCCGTTATTCCAGAGGCAGCATTGTCTGAAATTGTGTTGTTGCGAATGGACGTAGGTCCATCGAAAGGGTACGGCGCTCCATGGGCGTCCCGGAGCGGACTTGCGCCGAATAGATAAATGCCGTGTCCAAAGCTTCTACAATCGATACCAGAAGTGCGGGTTGCTGCGTTTCGCAAAATGCTGTTGCTGTCGACGGTCACTTGCCCAGACCAAACGTAAACGCCGCAGGTCTCATTATCTGTGATCTTATTGGCTGAAATCACGGAAGGCGCAAAGGCCATTACAGCCCCGCCGGTGTTCAGGCCGACAACGATGTTCTGTCCCATGAACGTGACGCTCTGCGCGTAGAGACCATTCCGAATGGTGAAGCCGCGCAGCGTCGCAAGATGGTTGGGATCGACAGACCCGATGTACACCAAGGGTATGGTTCCTCCGCCATCGAGGATGGTTGTGTCTACCCCGTCTGTACTTGCGAGAGTGATCCCTTTGCCGTTGAAGTTTACCGTCTCGTGATAGGTGCCGGGCGCTACAAGGACCGTGTCACCATTGTTTGCGGCATCCATTGCAGCCTGAATCGTAGGCTTGTCCGCTGGCACGTGGATCGTATTTTGAGCGGAAAGGAGAATGCAGGAACAGAGCCCTACTAAAATTCCAAAGAATAGATAAAGCCTGAGGTGTTTCGGCATGGAGGTAGAAAAATCCTAGCATCGCTTCAGGGTGAGGCGATTCGGGATTACAACAGGAATAAGTACCCAGGACCGATATGGAACTCGAGAAAGGTATGACACCGTCCACCAAGCAAAATTGTTCACCACAGGTAACTGAAACCAGAGATCTTATCCCCCGACCACATAAATCGAGCACGGTACACCCGCCGTCAGGCATCACGCATCCTATTTCGCTGGCTGGAGTTTGTATGAAGTGGACACAGTCCAGTTCCGGTTAATCCGGCAGGAGAACGATATGAAACTCACACGACGTATCACCAGTTGGGTTTTAGGAAGTGCGATGCTGCTCGGCATAGCAGGCCCCATGGCGCTGCCGGTCTCCGCGCAGAATGGATACTACGACGGGGCGCGCAATCGCCATCCCTATAACGATCAGTATGACCGCCGCTACTACGATCAGCGTCAGAACCAGGGCGGCATTGGTCCCGGCAAAGGCGCATTGATCGGAGTTGCAGGTGGCGCTGCACTTGGCGCACTGTTTGGTGGAGGCCTTAAAGGCGCGCTGATCGGTGGCGGTGTTGGAGCCGGTGTCGGAGCGATTGCAGGCAAGGCGCACCAGGACAATCAGCGTCGTGACTATCGCGAGCGTTACGACCGCGATGGTCGGCCCTACTAGCCGTTAGTTCCCCCACATTTTCTACGGTATCTGTAACAGGAGATAGAACGATGAAGATCCTACAAGCAGTAGCAGGTTTAGCGTTGGCAGGTGCTTTGGTTACGGTTCCGGTGCATGCACAGGCTCCGGCCTCAGTCCCCGTGGCAACGCAGGACGCAGGTCGCGATGTCAGCAATAGCGATCTTGTGATGATGACTGTGCATGAAGCCTGGCTTGCCAGTGGTCGCAACGAAGACCGCTTCTTCGATATGGTGAAACGTCTTGCCGAGATGAGCGCACAGAAGCGCGGTCTTGCTCTGTCGGAGACGGAAGCCGCAGGATCGAAGGCGGGCGACTGGATCAAGAAGCAGGCGCGCAAAGATCCCGACCAGCTTCTCTACGCTGTCGTCGACAGCGCGGTGAAACACACAGGGATGATGAAGAAGATGTAGCACTTCTCCGCTGGTTCTCATGGCCGTCCTCCGGGGCGGCCTTTGAACGATGGAAGTAAGCAGCTACGCGGGCCGTTCTAAAGCTGATAACTTGGGGTCGCACATGCGCCATCGTGCGATCTCGTTCTAAAGAAGAGTTGAGTCTATGGCGAAGTATGTTTTGGCGCTGGACCAGGGAACTACCAGCTCGCGCGCAATCCTGTTCGATCACGACGGCACGATCGTAGGCACTGCTCAGCACGAGTTCAAGCAGATCTTTCCTACGGGTAAAAACGGCTGGGTGGAGCATGACGCCTTTGAAATTCTCACCTCGCAGATGTCCGCCGCCGTGGAAGTCATGGGCAAAACTGGCACGCGTCCACGCGATGTCGCCGCGCTTGGCATCACCAATCAGCGCGAGACCGTCGTCGTGTGGGACCGCGAAACGGGCAAGCCTATCTACAACGCCATCGTTTGGCAGGACCGCCGCACCGCGGATGTCTGCGCGCGTCTCGTGAGCGAAGGCGCGGAAGAGACGGTCCGCGCAAAGACCGGTCTGCGTCTCGATCCATACTTTTCCGGCACCAAGGTCGCATGGATTCTCGACAACGTGGATGGCGCACGCGCCAAGGCAGACGCGGGCAAGCTCGCCTTCGGCACCGTGGATAGCTGGCTCGTCTGGAACCTCACGAGCGGTGCACGCCATGTGACGGATCGTACGAATGCGTCACGCACGTTGCTCTACAACATTGTGGAAGACAAGTGGGACGACGACCTGCTGACACTGCTCAATGTGCCGCGCAGCATAATGCCGGATGTGGTCTGGTCGAGCGAGAAGCTCGGTATGGTCACGACGACACTCGGTCTCGGCGAGATAGAAATCGCAGGCATCGCGGGCGATCAGCAGAGCGCGCTCTTTGGCCAGCTCTGCGTCGAACCCGGCAGCGCTAAGAACACCTACGGCACGGGCTGCTTCCTTCTCCAGCACATCGGCTACGACTTCAAGATCAGCGACCAGCGCCTGCTCACCACGCTCGCCTGCTCCGTCGATCGCAAACTGGAGTACGCGCTCGAAGGCTCGGTCTTCATCGGCGGCGCGGTGGTGCAGTGGCTACGTGACCAGATGAAGTTCTTCGCGAAATCGAGTGATGTGGAAGCGATGGCTGCAACGGTGAAGAACTCCGGTGGAGTCGTCTTCATTCCCGCGTTCACAGGTCTCGGCGCGCCGCACTGGGACCCTTATGCCAGTGGAACCATCATCGGTCTGCAACGCGGCACAGAGCGAGGACATATTGCACGCGCCGCGGTGGAAAGCATCGCCCTGCAGGTTGCCGATGTGCAGCGTGCCATGAATAACGACACGCCGGTGCCACTGAAGACTCTGCGTGTGGATGGAGGCGCGGCTTCGAACGACATGCTGATGCAGTTTCAGGCAGACATCCTTGGCGTGCGCGTGGAGCGCCCTGCCGTGGTAGAAACCACCGCGATGGGCGCAGCGTATCTTGCAGGAATTGCCACAGGTTTCTGGAGCGGTGTGGAAGAGATTCGCAAACACCAGGGGATCGGAAAGGCCTTTGAACCGAAGGCTGATCGCGCGGAGATGGATTTGCTGATTGCGCGATGGCAGGAGGCTGTCAGCAGGTCGCTTGGTTGGAATGCACCACGATGATGGACTGGATTCAGGAGTGAACATGAAGCGCGAAGAGATGCTACAGCGAATCAAGGCCCGTGGCGAAAAGCCCTGGGACATTGTCGTCATTGGCGGCGGAGCCACCGGCGTAGGCGTGGCCGTCGACGCAGCCGTGCGTGGCTATGACGTCCTTTTGCTCGAGCGCGAAGACTTCGGCAAAGGCACCTCCTCACGCTCCACCAAGCTCGTACACGGAGGCGTGCGTTATCTCGAACAGGGGAATGTTTCGCTCGTGATGGAAGCGCTCAAAGAGCGCGGCCTGCTGCGCCAGAACGCTCCGCATCTCGTACACGATCTGCCCTTCGTCGTGCCGAATTACTCGTGGTGGGAGGCGCCCTTCTACGGCATCGGCATGAAGATCTACGATCTGCTCGCCGCCAAATACAGCTTTGGTAAATCGAAGATCCTCAGCCGCGAAGAGACGATGGAGCGTCTGCCCAACATCGAAACCGCAGGCCTGCGCGGCGGCGTCGTATATCACGATGGCCAATTCGACGACACGCGCCTTCTCACGCATCTTGCGATGACCGCTGCAGACCACGGAGCGACGCTGCTCAACTACGCTGCCGTCACTTCGCTCACTCTAGGAGAAGACGGTTTCATCCAGGGCGTGATCGTTGAAGAGCGCGAGAGCGGCGAAACGATCTCCATCGCGGCAAAGTCTGTCGTCAATGCCACCGGCATCTTCACCGACGAAGTCCGCCGCATGGCCGAACCAGATGTGAAGGCGATGGTCGCGCCCAGCCAGGGCATACATCTCGTCTTTGAACGCAGCTTCCTACGCGGCGAGACTGCGATCATGGTGCCGCACACCAGCGATGGACGCGTGATGTTCGCTATCCCGTGGCATGGACACACCGTCGTAGGCACCACGGACACGCCCATCGACGGCCCCAGTTACGAGCCCAAGCCCTTCGAGCAGGAGATCGAGTTCGTTCTCGAAACCGCTGGCCTTTACCTCAGCCGCAAACCTACGCGCGCGGACATCCTCAGCATCTACGTCGGCATCCGCCCTCTTGTGAAAGCTACGGAGACGAGCGAAAAGGGCGGACAGACCAAGACCTCCGCACTCTCGCGCGATCATACGATCCACATCGACGGAAGCGGCCTGCTCACCATCGTCGGTGGCAAGTGGACGACCTATCGCCACATGGCGGAAGACTGCGTCAACCACGCGACCACGCTCGGTACACTCCCCGACGTTCCCTGCGGCACGCGCGATCTTCACATTCACGGATACCTTCCCGATGCCGAAGCCACACTCGGCGAGATGGCCGTCTACGGCTCCGACGCTGCTGCCATCGAAGCGCTCGCAGTGGCCTCTCCTGAGCTTGCAGAGAAGCTGCACACCTCACTCCCCTATCGCAAGGCCGAAGTCGTATGGGCCGTGCGCGAAGAGATGGCACGAACGCTCGACGATGTACTCGCGCGCCGCACCCGCGCACTTCTACTGAATGCACGCGCTGCCATTGAAGTCGCAGAAGATGTAGCCAAACTGATGGCCCGCGAACTGGGACGGGACGGCGCGTGGATCGCCGCGCAGGTCACGGAGTTTCGTGCGATGGCTGCACAGTATCTGCCTACGTAATGAAGACGGGTGCCACGCAGTGATATCGTAGGGCGTTGCAATCTTGAGGTGAGAATGCGCAGTCCGTTTCTCGGCGAGTTGATGGGAACGTTTGTGATGATCGTGCTCGGCGGCGGTGTGGTCGCGGGCGTTCTGCTCAAGAAGACCAAGGCCGAAGACGGCAATGCAACCGGCAAGTGGATGGTCATCACCACGGCGTGGGCATTCGCCGTACTCTGCGGCATCTTCACTGCGCAACTCTTTGGTAGCGCGGACGCACATCTCAACCCGGCCTTTACCCTGGCCTTCGCGATCAAGGGTGGAGAGTTCAACAAGCTGATCCCCTATGTTATGGCGCAGATCCTCGGCGCATTTCTTGGCGGCGTCTGCGTCTGGCTCTTCTACTTTCCCCACTGGGGGGTGACGGAAGATCAGGGAGCGAAGCTTGCGATCTTCGCCACAGGCCCGGCGATCCGGATGCCGCTGGCGAACCTCTTCTGCGAGTTCCTCGCGACGTTTGTACTGGTCATCGTTGCAGGCGGCATGAGTTCGAAGCTTGTACTCACAACCGGTGCGGCGGCAGGCCTGAGTCCTCTGCTCGTGAGCTGCCTCGTCTGGGGAGTTGGTCTTTCGCTCGGATCGACGACGGGATACGCCATCAATCCGGCACGCGACCTCGGCCCACGTCTCGCACATGCCCTTATGCCGATCGCGGGCAAAGGCAGCAGTGAC
This genomic stretch from Terriglobus saanensis SP1PR4 harbors:
- a CDS encoding PadR family transcriptional regulator, with protein sequence MAKQIQQRANLLQGTLDMLILRTLLHGAAHGHQIGKHIQHTTQDFLQMQHGSLYPALHRLEERGWVSAKWETAPDRNREFKYYRLTDKGKKQLAVEESQWKQMSEAVARVMWPAAEEA
- a CDS encoding VOC family protein — its product is MLDHVFLTVSDLERSIAFYTAVLSPLGITKRVDYDGKNGPPGHPDLKGFGANGRIFFWLRPAGAAGVVDSRAAHVGFVANGPSEVDAAYAAAIAAGATDNGAPSARLYYDPRYYAANVFDPDGYSLEFVYKSWQH
- a CDS encoding Ig-like domain repeat protein — translated: MPKHLRLYLFFGILVGLCSCILLSAQNTIHVPADKPTIQAAMDAANNGDTVLVAPGTYHETVNFNGKGITLASTDGVDTTILDGGGTIPLVYIGSVDPNHLATLRGFTIRNGLYAQSVTFMGQNIVVGLNTGGAVMAFAPSVISANKITDNETCGVYVWSGQVTVDSNSILRNAATRTSGIDCRSFGHGIYLFGASPLRDAHGAPYPFDGPTSIRNNTISDNAASGITGVLSAAVTIERNVIQNNQANGISAVVSGSYTVSGNVISGNHGTGFVDSGSKEVVFVNNTVYGNSIQSGSFGLVEPFTEISIRSLGTETIVNNIIVGTSPIPAIGCNVSMTSVLPEIWDHNLIYNGQGPVTAAADPCALDLTRYGNLNVDPQFRAAALADFHLLHTSPAIDAGTDSADGIPAVDIDGTPRPQDSTGKGHPIVDMGAYEAAGLAEVPSTSIVVTPSSSVVGAGTPVTLTAKLTSALGTPTGTVTFFQDGPTVLGEATLNGGQASWTIPTTTPGIHRVYVRYDGQAGFAPGISVYVEYSVFTYQTSLRITASPSATIVLGSPVTFTITSASVDGSIPSPVTLAIDAKQVATLTPDANGISTYTATSLSIGSHTVSAAFAGDSLHGPSRVSLVEEVLLGFPSTISLKSSANPAAAGAAITFTADVAAIKDGPVTPPVGSVVFSEGATTLATETLAPSGASSHAAFTTSSLSLGSHIITATYLPTAVFASSTVSLTQVVSVIVKPDFTLTSPLTLNVVAEHHTSMNFIVTSVNSFSGTVQLSCGNLPVHAVCYFDHGSDVTLAANGTGSVVVDLETSDVKGYKSETQKDPSAPLLAFLFAAACVSSRKRKLPRLLAVVFVAFAALATLNGCSGKLPGYTPPGTYTIQVTGISGSLMHTNAMKLVVGPE
- a CDS encoding glycerol-3-phosphate dehydrogenase/oxidase, with protein sequence MKREEMLQRIKARGEKPWDIVVIGGGATGVGVAVDAAVRGYDVLLLEREDFGKGTSSRSTKLVHGGVRYLEQGNVSLVMEALKERGLLRQNAPHLVHDLPFVVPNYSWWEAPFYGIGMKIYDLLAAKYSFGKSKILSREETMERLPNIETAGLRGGVVYHDGQFDDTRLLTHLAMTAADHGATLLNYAAVTSLTLGEDGFIQGVIVEERESGETISIAAKSVVNATGIFTDEVRRMAEPDVKAMVAPSQGIHLVFERSFLRGETAIMVPHTSDGRVMFAIPWHGHTVVGTTDTPIDGPSYEPKPFEQEIEFVLETAGLYLSRKPTRADILSIYVGIRPLVKATETSEKGGQTKTSALSRDHTIHIDGSGLLTIVGGKWTTYRHMAEDCVNHATTLGTLPDVPCGTRDLHIHGYLPDAEATLGEMAVYGSDAAAIEALAVASPELAEKLHTSLPYRKAEVVWAVREEMARTLDDVLARRTRALLLNARAAIEVAEDVAKLMARELGRDGAWIAAQVTEFRAMAAQYLPT
- the glpK gene encoding glycerol kinase GlpK; amino-acid sequence: MAKYVLALDQGTTSSRAILFDHDGTIVGTAQHEFKQIFPTGKNGWVEHDAFEILTSQMSAAVEVMGKTGTRPRDVAALGITNQRETVVVWDRETGKPIYNAIVWQDRRTADVCARLVSEGAEETVRAKTGLRLDPYFSGTKVAWILDNVDGARAKADAGKLAFGTVDSWLVWNLTSGARHVTDRTNASRTLLYNIVEDKWDDDLLTLLNVPRSIMPDVVWSSEKLGMVTTTLGLGEIEIAGIAGDQQSALFGQLCVEPGSAKNTYGTGCFLLQHIGYDFKISDQRLLTTLACSVDRKLEYALEGSVFIGGAVVQWLRDQMKFFAKSSDVEAMAATVKNSGGVVFIPAFTGLGAPHWDPYASGTIIGLQRGTERGHIARAAVESIALQVADVQRAMNNDTPVPLKTLRVDGGAASNDMLMQFQADILGVRVERPAVVETTAMGAAYLAGIATGFWSGVEEIRKHQGIGKAFEPKADRAEMDLLIARWQEAVSRSLGWNAPR
- a CDS encoding MIP/aquaporin family protein; protein product: MRSPFLGELMGTFVMIVLGGGVVAGVLLKKTKAEDGNATGKWMVITTAWAFAVLCGIFTAQLFGSADAHLNPAFTLAFAIKGGEFNKLIPYVMAQILGAFLGGVCVWLFYFPHWGVTEDQGAKLAIFATGPAIRMPLANLFCEFLATFVLVIVAGGMSSKLVLTTGAAAGLSPLLVSCLVWGVGLSLGSTTGYAINPARDLGPRLAHALMPIAGKGSSDWAYAWVPILGPCAGAALAGYVLRLLNA